The genome window GTCCACGCTCGACCCGCTGCCCCTCGCGCACCGGCATTGCGACAAGTTCGCCGCCGACCTGGAAGGACAGATCCGTGGTCTGCACGGCCTCGATCCGGCCGACGAACCGGCGGATATCGGGGGCAATGCCGTTAGAGGCGCTTTCGATGCGTGCCGGACGCGCCGTGTCCTCGTCACCCTCGTTCGAGGCCGTGGTCTCGATGCACGCGGACAGGATCAGGGCGGCGGCCAGCGCCACTGCCGGGCCGGCGCCGGGCACCATGCGGCGCGATATCGGGTTGGAGCGCGGCATCGCCTTATCCTTCCACTTGCCGGAGCAGATATCGGCGCAGATTTTCCCGTTCCTCGCCGTCGAGCGGACAGACGTTCAGCATCGATGTGAAGACGATGCCCTCCATCGCGAACCACACCATCAAATCGCGGTCGAGATCGGTGGACTCCGCCCTGATCCGGTCCAGCCACTTGCGATAGACGCGACGGATCGGGTCAAGCAGTTCCGGCTTTTCCGCCCCGGCGGCGAGCACCGCCATCTTGACCTGCGGATCGACGCATTCCTTGAGATCGACCGCCCGCAGCAGGGTTTTGACCATGGCGTTGCGGTCATCGCGGTGGGTCTCGAGATAGCTTTCGAGCTCGTGGTCGATGCGGTCGACCATGCGTTCGAGCATGGCGACCAGCAACGCTTCCTTGTTCGGGAAATTGTAGAGCAGCCCGCCCTTGCTGACCCCGGCTTCGCGGGCGACGGCATCAAGCGTGACGTGTCCGGCGCCGTCGCGGACGGCGACGCGTTGGGCGGCGTCGAGAATGGCGCTGCGTGCATTGGCGCGTTCGGGTGCGGCGGGCATCGTTTATCCTGACTGTACCGTCTGGACGGTTTGCAAGATGCAACATGTGCGCGATGGTGCACTGCGTCAAGCAATGATTGGAATGAGGGCCCGGAAAATGGAGCCGTCAGCGGGCGGGCAGCCCGTCGGCAAGCAGTGCGTGAATAACCGCCTGGATCCCGTCGCGGCCGCGGCCCTGAGCGGCCAGGGCGGCGTGACAGCGTTCGGCGGCTGTCAATCCGGGCAGCGAAAGCGACAGCTTGGCGGCCTCGTCCAGCGCGATCCGCAGGTCCTTGACGAAATGATCAATGAAGAAACCGGGCGCCATGTCGCCCTCGACCATCTTGCGGCCGTGGATTCGCATCAGGAAGCTGTCGGCGGTGCCGGCCGCGAGCGACTCGACCAGGGCTTTCGCGTTCAGCCCGCCCGCCACGCCAAAGGCGAGCGCTTCGGCCACCCCCTGCAAAGTCGACGCAACGGCGATCTGGTTGGCGATCTTGGCCCTCGAACCGCTGCCGGGCGCGCCGAAATGATGGATGGCCGACGAGAAATGCGCGAGAACGGGGCGCGCGCGCTCCAGCTCGGCGTCGTGAGCGCCGACCAGCAGTGTCAGCGTTCCCTTCTGCGCCCCGCCCTGACCGCCGGTCATCGGGGCGTCGATGAATCCGACACCCCGCTCGGCCAGCCGGGCGGCAATGGCTTCCGCCAGAGCGGGCGACGAGGTGGTCAGGTCGACGGCCAGCGTGCCCGTCGCCATGGCGCCGGCCAGATTATCGCTGTTCGAACGTTCGCCCGGTCCGTTGCCGAGGTAAACCTGCTCGACCTCGGCCGGGGTGCCGAGACAGGTGAACACGATGTCCGCGTCGAGGGCGGCAGCGGCCAGGCTGTCGGCGACCCGCGCCCCAGCGGCGGCGAGTTCGTCGACCACGGGCTTGTTTGTCCGCGTCGCTATGGTGACGGGATGGCCGGCGCGGACGAGGTGCCCAGCCACCGGGGCGCCCATGATTCCAAGTCCGACGAACGCGATTCTCATCGATCGGCTCCCGCTTGCCGTGGCGGCGCCAATCGACATCGGCGCCGGAACTGCAATCGTTCTACCGCCCGGATCGATAACGAGACAATCGCATTCTGGCGACCTGTGGCCTCAGACCAGCCTGTTGACGTTCGCCGGCCGGCTAACGGCGTGAGCGGCATCTTCCGGCGTACGGAATTGCTTCAGTGCTTCCGGTCCCTGGACGACCACGGTTTCGATCAGGCCACGCGTCAGGCCGATGTCTTCCAACTGCCGGTCGGACAGGTTCATCAACTCCTGATACGTCACCTCCTGGCTCGTACTCAGACCGCTGAAGCCAAAGAAGCGGGCGCCAGCGCTTACGGTCGTGGTCAAGGCACCGGCGATCTGTGCAACGATGGGTCCGGTGATCATGCTCTC of Fodinicurvata sp. EGI_FJ10296 contains these proteins:
- a CDS encoding TetR/AcrR family transcriptional regulator, giving the protein MPAAPERANARSAILDAAQRVAVRDGAGHVTLDAVAREAGVSKGGLLYNFPNKEALLVAMLERMVDRIDHELESYLETHRDDRNAMVKTLLRAVDLKECVDPQVKMAVLAAGAEKPELLDPIRRVYRKWLDRIRAESTDLDRDLMVWFAMEGIVFTSMLNVCPLDGEERENLRRYLLRQVEG
- a CDS encoding NAD(P)-dependent oxidoreductase; protein product: MRIAFVGLGIMGAPVAGHLVRAGHPVTIATRTNKPVVDELAAAGARVADSLAAAALDADIVFTCLGTPAEVEQVYLGNGPGERSNSDNLAGAMATGTLAVDLTTSSPALAEAIAARLAERGVGFIDAPMTGGQGGAQKGTLTLLVGAHDAELERARPVLAHFSSAIHHFGAPGSGSRAKIANQIAVASTLQGVAEALAFGVAGGLNAKALVESLAAGTADSFLMRIHGRKMVEGDMAPGFFIDHFVKDLRIALDEAAKLSLSLPGLTAAERCHAALAAQGRGRDGIQAVIHALLADGLPAR
- a CDS encoding DUF1127 domain-containing protein translates to MITGPIVAQIAGALTTTVSAGARFFGFSGLSTSQEVTYQELMNLSDRQLEDIGLTRGLIETVVVQGPEALKQFRTPEDAAHAVSRPANVNRLV